In Oncorhynchus nerka isolate Pitt River linkage group LG26, Oner_Uvic_2.0, whole genome shotgun sequence, one DNA window encodes the following:
- the e4f1 gene encoding LOW QUALITY PROTEIN: transcription factor E4F1 (The sequence of the model RefSeq protein was modified relative to this genomic sequence to represent the inferred CDS: inserted 2 bases in 1 codon), producing the protein MNVENNNTAETVSEQTDHGNNIVTIQTTLGDEDEDVHKCGRCQSEFCTLEAFIQHKLQQNCTRAQEPQVPVNKPRDDNQKVFAPDGTSATLTRMDGSGLSSDEPDKSNNNGEVEVEGHSSRSRRKRGGTGKATVQTEGTEAHSPDGADKPVYRVNKDGRYICQTCEKTFKTTNILRTHMITHSENKNFPCELCGSAFRTKGSLIRHNRRHTDERPYHCNLCGLSFRESGALTRHLKSITPCTEKIRFNQYKEILVSKDGQQKGVEAEAASLAAQQEVEQQEEEEAQAAVVSVVETDSGGQEVIHEVHFHMEVEGEGQEQQVILDQAQADALVAEGDNLICQAIINSGIALEAVTEEVEEAEEQALDGMPKEVLQVRDMEGRMTEIQVMEECVEMEAEEMVDISDKQEDLPPSKSHKCPHCSRSFKALNYLRFHVKGHLGCKPFKCVMCQKEFLTGYLLKKHMEVHLSERRYKCGECGKLYKTIGHVREHMRAHSEERPYNCNSCDKGYKTKNALQVHQRTHAQEKPYVCQFCSRGFREKGSLVRHIRHHTGEKPFKCHKCGRGFAEHGTLNRHLRAKGGCYAGQKEGSGEEGMLVSEEQVSADSLATAAIMSDDPHAVLVEFSSVVADTQEYIIRAPGVEEEEEEEEGQGEEVTLIQDNQNQMGNHIMKVVQQIVNQSRGGIGGHQIIVRNVSMDEGTSISDCGDTITIATPENLTAQVAMTLASAISDGTLLAGGGALETPDGTVTMVTTSXGSEDMVEVMEQQQQEEEFVITSSEEVEIQTVII; encoded by the exons atgaatgtagaaaataataatacGGCAGAAACAGTGAGCGAGCAAACGGATCACGGCAACAACATCGTCACAATTCAAACAACTCTCGGAGATGAAG ATGAAGATGTCCACAAGTGCGGACGCTGCCAGTCCGAGTTTTGTACGCTGGAGGCATTCATCCAGCACAAGCTTCAGCAGAACTGCACGCGGGCACAGGAACCCCAGGTGCCCGTCAATAAACCCCGAGATGACAACCAAAAG GTGTTTGCCCCAGATGGAACCTCTGCTACCTTGACAAGAATGGATGGAAGTGGACTGTCTTCAGATGAACCAGACAAGTCCAACAACAACG GTGAGGTAGAAGTTGAAGGCCACTCCTCTCGAAGTCGCAGGAAGAGGGGTGGCACAGGGAAGGCAACTGTCCAAACAGAGGGGACCGAGGCCCACAGCCCTGACGGTGCAGACAAGCCAGTCTACAGGGTCAACAAAGATGGACGCTACATTTGCCAAACATGTGAGAAGACATTCAAAACG ACAAACATCCTGAGAACCCATATGATCACCCACAGTGAGAATAAGAATTTCCCCTGCGAGCTCTGTGGGAGTGCCTTCCGCACCAAAGGCTCCCTGATTCGTCACAACCGCCGTCACACAG ACGAGCGCCCGTACCACTGTAACCTGTGTGGGCTCTCCTTCAGGGAGTCAGGGGCTCTGACCAGACATCTCAAGTCCATCACCCCATGCACTGAGAAGATCCGCTTCAACCAGTACAAGGAGATCCTCGTCAGCAAGGACGGACAGCAGAAAG GAGTAGAGGCAGAGGCCGCCTCATTGGCTGCTCAGCAGGAAGTGGAGcagcaggaggaagaggaagcGCAGGCGGCAGTGGTCAGCGTGGTGGAGACTGACAGCGGAGGACAGGAAGTCATCCACGAGGTCCACTTCCacatggaggtagagggagaAGGGCAGGAACAGCAG GTTATCTTGGACCAGGCTCAGGCAGATGCCCTGGTGGCCGAGGGGGACAACCTCATCTGCCAGGCCATCATCAACTCTGGCATCGCCCTGGAGGCAGTcactgaggaggtggaggaggccgAGGAGCAGGCACTGGACGGGATGCCTAAAGAGGTCCTGCAGGTCAGGGACATGGAGGGCAGGATGACAGAGATccaggtgatggaggagtgtgtggAGATGGAGGCTGAGGAGATGGTG GACATATCTGACAAGCAGGAGGATCTGCCGCCGTCTAAAAGTCACAAGTGTCCTCACTGCAGTCGCTCCTTTAAGGCGCTCAACTACCTCCGCTTCCATGTCAAAGGTCACCTCG GCTGCAAGCCCTTCAAGTGTGTGATGTGTCAGAAAGAGTTCCTGACAGGCTACCTGTTGAAGAAGCACATGGAGGTCCACCTGAGTGAGAGGCGGTATAAGTGTGGTGAGTGCGGCAAGCTGTACAAGACCATCGGACATGTCCGGGAACACATGAGGGCCCACTCGGAGGAACGGCCGTACAACTGCAACAGCTGTGACAAGGGATACAAGACCAAG AATGCCTTGCAGGTGCACCAGCGGACGCACGCCCAGGAGAAGCCGTACGTGTGCCAGTTCTGCTCGCGGGGCTTCAGGGAGAAGGGCTCTCTAGTGCGCCACATCCGCCATCACACCGGAGAGAAGCCCTTCAAGTGTCACAAGTGTGGGCGGGGCTTCGCTGAGCATGGCACCCTCAACCGCCATTTACGTGCCAAAG gtGGCTGTTATGCTGGCCAGAAGGAGGGGTCTGGGGAGGAAGGCATGCTGGTCTCAGAGGAGCAGGTGTCTGCAGACAGCCTGGCCACAGCAGCCATCATGTCAGACGACCCCCACGCTGTGCTGGTAGAGTTCTCCTCTGTGGTTGCTGACACCCAGGAATACATCATTAGG GCCccaggagtggaggaggaggaggaggaggaagaggggcagGGCGAGGAGGTGACTCTCATCCAAGACAACCAGAATCAG ATGGGCAACCACATCATGAAGGTGGTGCAGCAGATCGTCAACCAATCACGTGGTGGCATCGGCGGCCACCAAATCATTGTGCGCAATGTCTCCATGGACGAGGGCACATCCATCTCCGACTGTGGCGACACCATCACCATAGCGACGCCTGAGAACCTGACCGCGCAGGTCGCCATGACCCTGGCCTCAGCCATCAGCGACGGAACCCTTCTGGCAGGAGGCGGCGCACTGGAAACGCCCGATGGCACGGTCACCATGGTAACAACATC GGGGAGCGAGGACATGGTCGAGGTGATGGAAcaacagcagcaggaggaggagttTGTTATTACGTCATCGGAGGAGGTGGAGATCCAGACAGTCATTATATGA
- the zgc:113333 gene encoding beta-N-acetylhexosaminidase, whose product MVTKRQALRAVVLCLVLVAAVKLLLSEYRTERKQKLATMDPGSFWHQGPKVKEAVTVHKSEDINSLFNLAQKPEVPEPPVKKEAGTAPLETSKGPARIVHLDLKGAAPKVKYMKQIFPLFSSLGADGVLLEYEDMFPYHGNLTILRSPYAYSMEDIEEIKSLAKLNKLELIPLVQVFGHLEFVLKHERYFHLREVRAFPNSLNPHHPGSVALVKDMVSQVMDCHPDARWFHMGADEVMGLGESQDSKNWLHSNKGDVGKMFLNHAVSLARFITERRSGVRVILWDDMLRKISPATIKESGLQDLASPTIWNYLKKMDTDGIGTLISRYHEAGFKGIWFASAFKGGTGIDQRWTPLDYQLQNHLSWIKVMNSMTKYPSITLHGILLTGWQRFEHHTVLCELLPVGIPSLAMCLQSLKHGAFDENAKMEAHHILGCNIKVEKDICEGSGAFSGSQIYHMVFYIHTNLQKEVDALMKHYHIKGGFSRYHRKYSFANPRIIGFFQGQLKKLLDKWETYIENFRMEMEEIYFPDTVEEWMEENVNANMDLLRENARDAERILKLNGQPKSLKTL is encoded by the exons ATGGTAACAAAAAGGCAGGCCCTCAGAGCTGTTGTACTTTGTCTGGTGCTTGTTGCTGCTGTCAAACTTCTGCTTTCGGAATACAG AACTGAAAGGAAACAGAAGTTGGCCACCATGGATCCTGGCTCATTTTGGCACCAGGGGCCAAAGGTGAAGGAGGCTGTTACTGTACACAAGTCAGAGGATATAAACTCTTTGTTTAACTTGGCCCAGAAACCAGAGGTTCCAGAGCCTCCAGTAAAAAAAGAAGCAGGCACAGCACCTCTGGAAACCAGCAAAGGCCCTGCAAGAATAGTGCACCTGGATCTGAAAGGTGCTGCACCCAAAGTCAAATACATGAAGCAG ATCTTCCCGCTCTTCTCCTCTCTGGGTGCTGATGGTGTTCTGCTAGAGTACGAGGACATGTTTCCCTATCATGGAAACCTAACGATTCTCAGGTCACCGTATGCCTACAG TATGGAAGATATAGAGGAGATAAAGAGCCTAGCCAAACTCAACAAGCTGGAACTGATTCCTTTAGTGCAAGTGTTTGGACACCTCGAG TTTGTGTTGAAGCATGAGAGGTATTTCCACCTGCGGGAGGTGAGGGCTTTCCCTAACAGTCTGAACCCCCACCATCCTGGCTCTGTGGCTCTGGTCAAGGACATGGTCTCCCAGGTCATGGACTGTCACCCTGACGCACGCTGGTTCCACATGGGGGCTGATGAG GTGATGGGTCTGGGAGAGAGCCAGGACTCTAAAAACTGGTTACATAGCAATAAGGGGGATGTTGGAAAAATGTTCCTGAACCATGCAGTGTCATTGGCCCGTTTCATCACAGAGagaaggtcaggggtcagagtgaTTCTGTGGGATGACATGTTGAGGAAGATCAGCCCTGCCACTATTAAAG AGTCAGGCCTGCAAGATCTTGCTTCCCCAACAATATGGAACTATTTGAAGAAAATGGATACAGATGGTATAG GAACATTGATATCTAGATACCATGAGGCCGGTTTCAAGGGTATATGGTTCGCCAGTGCATTTAAAGGGGGCACAGGTATTGACCAGCGATGGACCCCTCTTGACTATCAGCTACAGAACCATCTGTCCTGGATAAAGGTCATGAACTCTATGACCAAATACCCCTCCATAACCCTCCATGGCATCCTGCTAACAGGATGGCAGAG GTTTGAGCACCATACCGTGTTGTGTGAACTCCTCCCAGTTGGCATTCCCTCCCTGGCTATGTGTCTACAGAGCTTAAAGCATG GTGCATTTGATGAAAATGCAAAGATGGAGGCTCACCACATACTGGGCTGCAACATCAAGGTGGAGAAAGATATCTG TGAGGGGAGTGGAGCCTTCTCAGGCTCTCAGATCTACCACATGGTGTTTTACATTCACACAAACCTGCAGAAGGAGGTGGATGCCCTCATGAAACACTA CCACATCAAAGGGGGTTTCAGTCGCTACCACAGAAAATATAGTTTTGCAAATCCAAGAATTATAGGATTCTTCCAAGGTCAGCTGAAGAA ACTGTTGGATAAGTGGGAGACGTACATAGAGAACTTCCgtatggagatggaggagatctACTTCCCAGACACAgtggaggagtggatggaggagaATGTCAACGCCAACATGGATCTACTGAGAGAGAATGCCCGGGATGCCGAGCGAATCCTAAAACTGAACGGACAGCCCAAGTCACTGAAGACCTTATAG